Genomic window (Magnolia sinica isolate HGM2019 chromosome 10, MsV1, whole genome shotgun sequence):
CTAAAAAGAGTATTCAGAAAGCACAAATGATTGTTGGAGAATAGTTGGAGTGTAGTGTAAATAAAGAGTTCGCCAGGGAATACTGATAAAAGTAGGCGTAGGTGTAAAAGGAAGGTCCAAGGCCTTTGCAAACACAAGGATTGATGTAGGCATTTTCATCCTAAGAAATTTCAAAAAAGTATCAGGGTTGTTGAAAGTAAAGATTTAGATAGGGTGGTTATTTTGGTGCTCTCACGGTAACTGAGCTGTATATAGGTTAAAAACCCAAATATAATTCACAATGCAGGCTAGGCAACTCTTTTGCAATTTGAAAATAGTGGCTGCCATGATTGTTTGGATTGCCAAAAGGTCTTGATTGCTTACTCGAACTGCTGATGGATCAAAACAAAAAAATCGCACTTGGAAGAAAGATTAATCgctttgaatgtggaccactcaCTATGCTTTAGCCATCCAATTGGTAGTCATTATTAATTGGATAGATAGAATAATTGGATCAGTGCAATTTTAGGAACATGCTCCATCCTCAATGGAAATCACAATTTGGGAGGTCTAGATAGCTGCTCATCCGTGCCACATGTCAGGAGGATGAGTCTCCACCATCTTTTAAACTGCacaaaactaacataggagtcaAGGCCTCCACGAAGATGAGATGTTTGACATGCCACTCCTTAATCAATGGAGGAGTGCTCTCTAGGATAGAAAATTATGTTAAAACGAATGATAAGTGATCCTTTCAGGGTGAAAAATTatcagcgagagagagagagagagagagagagagagagagagaatctaggAATAGCAAAGGTATAATGTATAATATATGATGGGTGAGAGGAGTGTGAGGCAAGCACCATCATTTTTCCATTCTCATCCACATCACCTTTTCGCATGTGGGTTTTAAAAATCTTCTCTTGCTTACATGTCTTATGGCATAATCCAAAGGAAGTGGTTGTGACTGTTTttgcttttctcctctttcttttttttcccactTCCTATCTCACTCACCACTTCATCCACAAGAGTTTATTTTACTAAATATTACTGCACCCAATTCATTTCAAATTCTAATGCAAAATAATTAATCTCATAATATCACATATTTAACTTCTCAAATCTATTGTATCTAaataatttgaatttgaattttcaacCATAAAATGTTTCCtttaatcagaaaaaaaaaagaaaagaaaagaaaagaagagagatccCATCTTCTGAATGTTGATTTAAGTTTTATACTTGGTGTATGACATGCCACACAAAACATATATAAGTCCACACACAGCAAGTGCGTTCGCGTGCGTGGTGTGTCACTATGAGCCCCAaaagagaaaatttaaaaataaataaaataaaagacaacaaggtctttttttttctgttttagaAGGGGGAATCTTTGAGGTCCAACATACCTTTTTCCATCATTGTTATGTTACTATATAATACAAAGTGAGTGGACgcaaaaaaagaaatttaagaaaatcaGTGATAGGGATTTTAAGCAAGAGGTCCATCTTCATTTCCCACTAATTAAATATAAGTGGCTACTAGCCTTTCCATTTAAATACTAGCTAGCCTTTCTATTTAAATATCATCCCTATCATCCTCCCCATTGGAtaatcttttccttttcttttttgtccTAAAAACACTCTTCTTGCACTTTAATTACAATTGTAGTAATTTACATTGAATATGACCATATGTTCCACATACATAcgcatatgcatgcatgcatgtatgtaagCATGTGTATGTAAAGTGAGAGTTGACCATATTATGAAGCATTGACATTTTGTAATGAGAACCTCATTTTGTAATGAGAACCTTGCATGATGTACCAATGGCATTTTATCTAATAAACTACCTTTGAAACTTTTTCAAATATTTTGTAACATACTCCATTTTATACAATATATAAGTGCTCAGAGTAATTTCTGCTTCAGAAACTGTAGACACCCTAAAACACTCTTACAAAAAGTGAGATTGTTGGAGAATGTATGTTTCAACTCCTCTTCTTTCTAAATATTTGAAAACATGGATCAAACTTTTGCTGGATTCCTATCGTATTGTTGTATTGGAATACATTGACGACACAAATAATACTTTTTGATGCGTAACGATACCTTCGTTTGTACCATATAACTTTGGCTGAATTGTCACGTAACACATTGCAATATTTCCAACCTTGTTTGCAAAATTTCaaatccctctcccttacaaaCACATGCATATGGAttcctattttcatttttctttttcatgtaaATCATTGAAGTATTTTGATAGAATAAACTCTTCAGATTTGTATGTCGGTTGGTTAACTTCAACCACATTAGTTTAAAAGCTCCAGCTTATAtgtaaacaataaaaaaaatgtacCCATCTTGTTTGCCGTGACAAAAATAACTTGGTTTTGTTTAACTTTGTACGTAAAGGCAATCGAAAGCAAGTTTACATTGAAAACTCTTACCTGTTTATTTCTGCTCCCTAAAATCTTAAAAGGAGAtgggattttatatatatatatatatatatatatatatatatatatatatatatatatatatatatatatatatatataggggaaaTGGATTCCCAGTGAAAGAGATTCTGCTAATAATGTTTGGGTACAGGAACCTATTATAATCAAAGATACGGTTAAAAGGGTTGCTAGGAACCTTTTATCCCTTTAACAATATAACTTTGGACgaaatctttttcaaaatttttacaaCTCATCTAAAAACGAGAATCATAAAAGTGCAAATTTTGAAATATCGATTCCTATAAAAGTTCACTTCTTGTCATTTCTAAGAACCTAAATGCAAATTCAGCTAGCACGTTGTTAATGGGATCGAAGGAAATTGCGTATTGAGTGAACTCTGTAGAGCTGACTAtggatgtatttgtcttatccacacctCTGCTTTCcgtataattttagggcatgatcccagaattgaagcatatccaaagctcaagtggaccacaccacaagagctGGTTAGAATAATGATGTCCACAGCTGAAAGCTTTGTAGGGCTcacaataatgtttatatgttatccaaccttttcataagttcacacagacatggatgaagagaaaacacatatgCAAGcttaattgatccaaaacttgtggcccccaagaaggattcaatggtaagcgttcaattaacactatttcctagggtgtggtccacttgtactttggatatgcttcaaaattttctaccatgttccctaaaattatcttgtaaagttaatggatggcatggacaaaAGACATAAATCACAGTGAGCCTCATAAAATTTACTCGGtaggcaatccacttcccaatCACTGATGGAGCTAGGGTTCATGCTCCAATGAAGTTCAAAACCTAGGGCAACATATTTTATTTTACACCAACCTTAATTTATTTGGGTAGGTCCCACTTGGAGAGTGTACTGTCTCACTTCTCAATATTGGAAATGGGAGTAGGCAAATCATAATGGGTGGGTGTTAAAATGCACAATTGATCtttattatattaaaataaatacATGTTGCTTGCTCTTTTCATTCATAGTTATCATTTCCTCTTCCCTGGATCACTACCTATTTTCTAAGGATAGACTCGTACGTGCGTTTCCCACCATTTTCAAATGGTGCTGACTCATCTACTCTATACACCCAAAGGGTAGAGTCCAGCGTTGCTGGAGCAAAGGGCTAAAATcacatcatatcatccagtcaggTGAACTAGGATCTATGGGCTCGAGATTCAAGCTCTTGGACGGCCCGGATTACTGTACATGCAGGCCATGTGTAAGGTAATGagacaccaccattttgaaaatgagagTTGGTGGAAACTTCAACAATATCAGTTGACTTGTTAAACTAAAGGATTGAGGGGAAGATGGTACAAGCAATAAAAGACAAAATACAAAAAGAGAGtagaaaatataatataaattttCCATGATAATAATACCACGGAGGCAGCAATCAATCGGTTGTCACCTCTACCAGACTTTACATGTACCTTAACGTACCACAATAATCTtacaaacccttttttttttttttttttcaggcataacccgtctctctccctctctcaattgatttttgtttttttgtggcCTAGGAGCTCTTTGGCAACCTATTTTTGAGTAAATGTAATCAAACTACAATCCCTTGATTGACACTCCTCGGGTGATAGGTCAaggctgtccatttagtggaccatatATCAGATAAGTGTGCCAATTGGAAGTTAAACAATTCAGATCATCAGGCCATTTTCTTCGAGTTTCAACAACtggtcatgggttcgagcacccattgtggtgtgtgggggtgtaggtgttagtataaaaaagaaaatgaaaaaatcaaGCTTCTTACAAAATAAGATCACTGGTCCATCATAGAGTTGGCCTATCAATTGGATGGACCGGATTGATGGACACGTTTGCCAAGTTACATGTTTAATATCATTTTCTTTGTACTTGATGTGCACCAAATCCTTCACAAGCTTATTTGTAATGCTGGTTACCAGAtaattgaaaggaaaaacaccGTCATTAAATCACACGTGGAATCATCAGTTAAATGCGAATGTATTCAACAGAAAGGTTAATCAATTTATAATTGTTGTACTTATTCATAATATTATCGAAAAAAATCTGAAATCCAAATTAGAGACATCAGTGTttcttaataataatttaatatgaaaataatataaaaatgtcATTAGTATAATTTTATTGGCAATAAATTACCAAACATAAGAATCAATGGTGAAATTTAAATGTCATCGAGAGATATCGATAACGTAAAATAACTTATAAGGGTCAGATTTAAATGTTACCAAGAGATATGTAAAATAATTGCAAAAGACTTTCTTTTATATTAGTGTaataattggtgaaacaaacagtaatcctaaattatattgtatatatacatacTAAACAAATAACCCTAAATTAAAGGGTTTTTGAGAATATACGGAGAGTATAACGCAGCTGTTTTGTAGAACCCGTGCAAAAGTAGCTCTGTGGGCCGAACATAATGTTTGTGTGACATTTATTAATTGAATCCATTTGCAAAAAAGAACATGGACTTAAGTGGGTCGCACCACAGGTTAGAAGATGTGAAAGCTGTAGCCCATCATATGGAAAGGTCTTGTCAGGCAAACGTGTGACATACTGGCACGTGTGCCTGTGTATGGGTGGACAGGACTCCGACACGCGTGGAACCTTTTCTTCCCGAGTGTGTCTTTCCTCGTACAAGCGGTTGGTGTAATGAATAACAACTCATGCTGTACTTGGTTGCAGCAAAGACGTGTGCAAGCAAATGTAAGAAAATGCGTACTTATAGAAATACATATACATTCCGTGTAACTGTGATTTGTTTGAAATACAAACGCCACACCAAACATGTATACACATGCATACGTTCATGTTTGCAGGCCCCCATGTATGATTACACGCACAATGATACCTCACATCATCGATGCTTGTACAGGATCATGACATTCAAGTTGTgtgtgccatccaaaccattcatcgaaTGCCCATGTTAATGTTAAGCCCAGAGACCAAAAATCAGTGTAATCTAGAAGTAAGCTGGcctacaccacagggaacaacgGAGAGAAATGGAGAGGGCTGCGCTGTAGACATTTTTAGATCATAAATGGCACCCAATGTGTTGATTATATGCCATCGGATCAATTAGTTAAACGCAACACACTAAGATGAACggacatcccaaaaataaggccatTACATAGCTTAGATGGGACACAATATGTGAATCTTTTAGGCACAATTTTACGTCtctccatgtggtgtggcccaccttagttttggatcaggctgatttttgggttctaTAATGAAAAAAAGGAGGCACACCAGATTCATAgttggatttggggcccacggaagcTCAATCTTATGGGAACTCACATACGTCCAAACTTATGTTTTCATTCCCGTCTAGTTTGAATTTGGATAGTTGCCGCATGGTTTTAGATATGCTTATAGGCCAAAATATCTACTAAAATAATTGATTGTTCGAAATTATGAGGAAAAAAATATCTTTTATTCTTATAAGGATAAACCTGTCAATGAATACTCTTGAACTATTTAAGGGTTAAGGATGGTTAAACCTCAGTCCGATGGAGAAAATATTTGGAAATTAAGGTTGTGTCATCCAAAATTTCAAATGATGTTTGATGAGATGACTCGTACTAAGAAGCAATGTTGAGAAAAACAACAAGCAACCAAGAGTTTAATCAATCCCAGAAGTATCAGCCAACTCGACCAAGATTGGTAATGCCAAAGGaaataaaataacaaattctGACCGATATAAAAGAATCTACCAAACATCATGCAAATCATGACTCGATTAAAGATTCGAATTACTATAAGACAATGATTAATATGAAAGGATTGTCCGAATACCTCAATAATGAAGAATTCTCGAATGGTTTTCTGATTAAAGAATTGTTCACTAAAGCAAGGGAGTTAGAATATTCTTCTGAATAGAAAGGGAAAGCGAATGAATCTACATATAAATTGGATACTTAGCTGAATTCATAAACACCTGAGCGGAAGTGTTTGAATTCGATCATATAGTTTGGCTCGTTGACACCGATTACAATATTGGACTGTAATATGGTGTTGACTATGTCATTAAATTTTCAAGCTAAACCATCTCAACCTAGTATAATAAGAGGAGATGTGGAATAATTGAGCTATTATATAATTATACAACATGAATTTTTTGACTTCGAGGAGGAAACCAAAAAGGTGTCGATTAATTGTAACGGTCAAACTAGGGTCTTattctgaaaaaatcattatTGAAAGGCTGGCTCTTACAATAACCCAACATTTGaagtcattttatatttttgttcATTTGGAATGATATCCAACCACTCGGGTGCTTGTCGACAACAGAGTTGCTATTAACATTCTACTAGTAAGTATGAAGGCTAAAATCGAAAAAACTCAAGATAACCTCATCCATACCAAGGTCACAATAAGTAATTTCACTGGAAGAATAACACAAACACAAGGTGTCGAGACATTCTATTATTGTCGTTGGCCTTCGCTTTCATTACATCAATGTGAATTATCTCAAGAAATAGCGATAGAGCTTTTCCAAACATGTGTCATTCATGGTCTAATCTTTTTACCGATCGAATTAATGGTGGGAACTAAAAGTGTCTCAATAGCTTTATTTGTGGTCGATACTGTCTCAAACTACAATGCCTTGCTTTGATGAGATtgaattcattcattcatcatcattaCACTAATTCGTGATTTTCTAAAATTAAGATAGAGTAGAGATGGTTCTAGTTGATGATAAACCATTTTTAGTTATATCTAATGTAATCGGGGCTTATTTATATGGATATGAGATTGGACCTATACAATTTATTGGGCGAGACAAGAATGGTAAACCAACTGATATTGATGTTAAACCCCACTCTCCAATTATCGCCTGATTATTATCAAATTTTGCAAGTCGCTGAGTAAGCGAGAGATCTTATCAGAATTTGATCATATACGTCTAATACGTATCTTATTTTGGCACTATGAGTCAAAGTTGATCAATTTAGATTGAGCCACTATATTGATTCTGACAGGTTCGCGTAATTAAAAACAAACTGAGCCAACCAACAAATATAacaactaaaaattaaaaaattaaattttttttttttttttaaaaattctgaagtAAAGGCTAGCTAAAAGGAGGCTAGAACCATTACAAATCTAAAATAAAGGCTAGCCAAAAGGAGGCTAGATCCACTACAAACGTTTTGTAGCATAAGCTTAACCTATAAatccactgtgggccccaccttgatcttttAATGACATATGGTCCGTTGATCATGTGTACCCTTCCTATTCTCCTTGTCTCCAAGAGAACtcaggcccacctgagatttggactgATATGAGTTCAGGGAGCTAGGGAGGGGAGAGAATTAGGTGGGACCCCGGGTGGTtcggatggggcccactgtgatgcatgtgactaTATCCATTTGGTCCATCCTTATTGaaatatcaatttagggcatgatcaaaaaaatgaagcagttccaaatccccGATGGGCCATGgtacaggaaacaatagtgattgaccattaaaaacttctcatgggccccaaaagctttggatcaagatacttatccccactatttcctctggcttggttcacttgagcatttgaTTTCCTTTGTTTTTTGGCTAATGCCCTCACAtaagaaaacagatggacagcatggatgaaacatataaaacatagtgggctccacagagtttgGTCACAGGTTACCAGGCAATCAGCTTTCGATTTGTAGGTTAAGCTAATCTACAAACGTTTGCAGTGGATCCTACTGCAACAAAAAATATGTGCTTAGACCACGTACGTCTATGAATGCATGCACTCATGCATGATAACATAAaatagtcatatatatatatatatatatatatatatatatatatatatatatatatgtacgtacTTTCTAGAGCTTCTACTGCCGAGTTTTGTAAATGCAACATACGTGGGGCCGTTGAAGGATCATGGTCCTTGCAACTTAACATTTTATGTGGTTTTGAAAAAAAtagaaccaaaaaaataaataaataattgaaagAAAGGTATCTTTTGATCTTTTCATGGTGTGTCCAAACACCCTCTACACCAATTATATAGCATTCATTCGTGTGCACCTCAATACGCGTATGAAATTGCAGAGAGAATATCATGTAGTCTTTCTTTGTAGCATGGTTTCTCTGTTGTCATATAACATGCAATACTAAGGGACATGGAATTACACCCAATAATCTGTGTATATATGTACACAAGTAGTTTTCTATAGTAGCTGATAATTGTTAAGTTTTTCGAAGTGGGTAAGTTGGATTTTTGTGGGAATGAGATCGGAATCGGAGTTGGGTAGTTGCATTGAATGACGATGTTTTAGGGAAGGGacggtgggagagagagagagagagagagagagagagagagagagaatataaaaataaaaacaaagggtACTAGACAGAGCTGCCATTGGGGAAAATACAGGAGAAAAAAGCCATACTCAAAAGATTGTATGTGCTGTAAATTACCTGGAAAGAAACATCTGAATGTTCACATATGGACTGGGAAGTGATTCATACACCCTATGTTTTTATGCGCACACACCCCTTTCATCTACTTTTGGCAGTAGATTAGTACAAAAGATGTAATATCCTAATCTCCTAATCCGAAAAGTACAAAAAGAGTATATACATAAAAACTAAAGGTTGAAAATATCAGTTactttttgtttatgttttttatctgtttttctttttaaaatcccCATTTATGTATCTTTGCTTCCTTCCAAGATAATGCTGGCTTTTCTTTTAGGACTCTATTTTATTGAAGCATATAATCTTGCTACTTTTTAATAccaaacttagaaaaaaaaaaaaaaggtgtaatGCACAAAAGAAATAGGGGTGTAAATataatttctctctctctatatatatgtcATCCTCCTTTTCAATATTTTAATTGTGTGGATGGAATTTCCTTGCAAtactttattttaattttcttttttaaatattatattaatgtcAAAGCTGACATATGTACTACTTTCAACCCCATCTGTTTTGTGTTTTCTACACGAGTGGTTGGAGTAGTTTATTCATTCGACTATTGGAGATTGAGATGGGGAATAATAGgaattggattttttttgttTATGGAAATGGTTTTTCACCCCCACTTTTTCTATAAACACACTCAGTCTTCTCAAACTTTGGTAGTTGTAAAGTGTACATTTGTTACTATTCTAATACCAAATAGTTGTAAAAAAGGTGTGTACATGGATAAGAGgagggtgtaaatatcaattatactctctctctctcactggtTAGTTTCCTTTGCTTTTAATATCATTACCCAATGGTCCCAAGGCTCTTGAGTGTGATACCCTTTTCCTGCCTTGAACTCCACtcaaaacagcagcagcagcagcaaatcCCCTCCTCTTCATGTTGTTTTATTTTAACACTCTTCCTCTCCTTGCTCTTagttttcttgcttgggaaataTGGGGTTAGAAGAGGACTTTGAGAGGGGCCGGggctgaagagagagagagagagagagagagagaggtgacaTGTTCGGGGAGTGGGGAGATAAAACACAAAACGAAAGGCAGAAGATTCTCCGAGAAAAGGGTGGACTTTTGAGCATGTCATATCATCAATTTAATGTGAGAGGTAAGAAAAAACAGCAAGAAGCAGCAACTTCCCCTTTTCCGTCTCTCTCTCActcgtttttcttttgtttggtgCTGCTTGTTCCCATTAATTCTCCCATTTCTCTTTTTCCTGAAACTGTGCAGGatagaggagaggagagaagagaTTCCTTTGCAGTTTAGAGTTCTTTGATATCCGCACGTTAGTAAGATTTCTCTCACACACATCTTTTTGCAGTTTGGAAAGGAttggagaaaggaaaagagaagccTCGTAAAAGAAGGCCAACcccaattgagagagagagagagagagagagtagctttaaaattctcaaatgaaaagaaaaaaaataggagATATGTGAAATCCCTTCACCTGGGAAAGCAGGCATGGGATCTTAAAATCTTTTTTGATCTTTTACTGGTTTCTACAACTGAGTCTGAAATATTCCATCAGCTTTGTAAATGGGCTCTCCTCTATTTGTCCTGAAATATTCCGTTTGTTTGCTAATGTGATGTACAAAGATGCCCCAGATGCCCCCTGGTTTTTGCATTGATTCGAGTGACCCAAGGGGTAGCAGTAGAATCAACAACAGGTAAGAGGAAGGAAATGATTTTGGGATGTGGTGCTTGTTGGTATTACTGCTGATCAAATACCATTGCCTTAAATCAGATACATGACCACATGAGAAAGAAGGATTTCAGATTACTTTGCATGATATATAACACCTTTACTTTCATGTACTGACAAGCAGAGAGGTTGCATGGAAGTTACCTGAAAGCAAATGAATGAAAATCCCAGAAAGAGACAAACAAGGAATGGTTGGAGTTAAGGGGTGTGGGGTAGAGGTGTCTGTCTAGTCGCTATTCACCCATTAAAGGCTTTGCGTGTGAATGCCCTTCAAATTTCgctcccaagctctctctctctctacccttcCGCTTCTGTGGGTCTCACCCTCCTGCACGTATTGGATCTCTTGATTGGCTATCTCAGGAGTTTGATTAGGAACAGGGGgatcttttctcctctctctctctctctctctctctctctctcctttgtatCATCATGTCtactttctagtttttttttttttaattttttttaaatttttttaaatttttttatgtatCATGTCTCATATCTTTTTCTTGCCTTGCTTTCATTTCATACCTACTTATTCTGAGGGGTACTCCCTACAACAAGACACCCACACCCAATCCTTACAAATTTTCAGATTCTTGCCTCTTCATTTACCTCTCTCATCTATCATTCCTAAGCTTATGAAAATCAGGCTCCAAAGCCAAGGGTTGCAAAAGTCCAAAAACAATACAAAAGATAAGCTATAAAAccctttattattattcttttttttttctctcatagagttgagagagagagagagagagagagaagagagagtgaggTATTGTGAGAACAGTGTTGTTTAGATACATAAGCTGCCACTCATACTGCTACCACACCTCCCTGTTTTTGGCAGATCATGTCCTGTCAAAGAAGCTGCATTCTCAGATGTCCTATTAAAGAAAAGGAATGCAAACTCCTCAGTCTCTCCTCCTTCTCCCCCTCATCTTCTTTACTTTTCAGTCCAAAAACACCTCCATTTCTCTTTTGGGTTTCTCAACTTCTCCTTCTCCAATACTCTACTCAACCAACAGCAACTCCTACTTCTTGAGATGCTCACCTCATTGAATTCtcatgaagaagaggaagacccAGATcgtcaccatcatcatcaccggAATCCAGCACGTGGCCTCCCCTCACCTGCCAACCACGTGCGCCAATTGCTGATAAGCTGTGCTGAGCTCATCTCCCAATCTGATTTCGCAGCAGCACGCCGcatcgtctctctcctctccgcCAGCTCCTCTCCTTACGGAGACTCCACTGACAGAGTAGTCCACCAATTCACCAAAGCCCTCAACATCAGAATCAACCGCCATACCTTCCAAAACctcatctcttcttcttcatctcccACTCCTTCAATCTCCACCAATCCAGACACCCTCCAATCTGCTTATCTCACCCTCAACCAAATCACACCATTCATCAGATTCAGCCACCTCACAGCCAACCAAGCCATCTTAGAAGCAATTGAAGGCCACAGACATATTCATATACTCGATTTCAACACAATGCAAGGGGTGCAATGGCCTCCTCTGATGCAAGCCATTGCCGAAGGATCAGATCCGTTGAACCCACCGTCGATTCGAATCACAGGAACAGGCCACGATTTGGAGACCCTCCAAAGGACCGGCCACCGTCTGCAGACATTTGCACAATCTTTAGGGCTGAATTTCCAATTCTACCCTCTCCACATCGACGATGGCCCGTCTTCCACCACTGTGCTTCACCTCCTTTCCTCCATCAACGTCGTTCCTGAGGAGATGCTTGCCGTGAATTGTGTTCTCTACCTCCACAAGTTGCTGAAGGATGATGAGCGTGATGTCCGGCTCTTCCTCCGCACCATCAAAGCCATGAATCCAAAGGTGGTAACAGTTGCTGAGCGAGAAGCCAGACACAACCACCCCATCTTCTTGCAGAGATTCATGGAAGCCTTGGACTACTACACCGCTGGTTTTGACTCCCTCGAGGCAACACTGCCACCCAACAGCCAGGAGAGGCTGACGGTAGAACAGGTCTGGTTCGGGAATGAGATTGCCAACATTGTTGCTGCAGAGggagaagagagaagggagaggcaTGAGAGGTTTGAGAGTTGGGTGGAAATGATGAGGAGCTCCGGCTTTGCAAATGTTCCATTGAGCCCTTTCGCATTGTCTCAGGCAAAGCTCCTTCTGAGGCTCCATTACCCTTCAGAAGGATATCAGCTCCAGCTTGTCAATGACTCTTTCTTCCTGGGTTGGCAAAACAAGGCCCTCTTCTCAGTTTCTTCATGGTACTAAAACCTAACTCTCCTTCCTTTTCAGCCTATCTCTTCCTatctttctttaattttcttccaCTTGTGAGATTGCCAAGAAAAaccagaaagaaagaaagaaaaaaaaagaggtcatGGGCTTCcgcaaaccctaaccctaattctcCTTCTTTCATCTGATGTTAGTTTTGGAATTGCCAG
Coding sequences:
- the LOC131257671 gene encoding scarecrow-like protein 18 isoform X1, which translates into the protein MLTSLNSHEEEEDPDRHHHHHRNPARGLPSPANHVRQLLISCAELISQSDFAAARRIVSLLSASSSPYGDSTDRVVHQFTKALNIRINRHTFQNLISSSSSPTPSISTNPDTLQSAYLTLNQITPFIRFSHLTANQAILEAIEGHRHIHILDFNTMQGVQWPPLMQAIAEGSDPLNPPSIRITGTGHDLETLQRTGHRLQTFAQSLGLNFQFYPLHIDDGPSSTTVLHLLSSINVVPEEMLAVNCVLYLHKLLKDDERDVRLFLRTIKAMNPKVVTVAEREARHNHPIFLQRFMEALDYYTAGFDSLEATLPPNSQERLTVEQVWFGNEIANIVAAEGEERRERHERFESWVEMMRSSGFANVPLSPFALSQAKLLLRLHYPSEGYQLQLVNDSFFLGWQNKALFSVSSWDHLVAHVACKTLEEATATFSPLPPFSAFMLLHFFQASVGRELKLKYKYFCLFLSLLLRKSCCTHLSLSHMYMYIYIYIYISSCINSLVILKQIVFCLPRSNQLCCGIFKSHIP
- the LOC131257671 gene encoding scarecrow-like protein 18 isoform X2, with the protein product MLTSLNSHEEEEDPDRHHHHHRNPARGLPSPANHVRQLLISCAELISQSDFAAARRIVSLLSASSSPYGDSTDRVVHQFTKALNIRINRHTFQNLISSSSSPTPSISTNPDTLQSAYLTLNQITPFIRFSHLTANQAILEAIEGHRHIHILDFNTMQGVQWPPLMQAIAEGSDPLNPPSIRITGTGHDLETLQRTGHRLQTFAQSLGLNFQFYPLHIDDGPSSTTVLHLLSSINVVPEEMLAVNCVLYLHKLLKDDERDVRLFLRTIKAMNPKVVTVAEREARHNHPIFLQRFMEALDYYTAGFDSLEATLPPNSQERLTVEQVWFGNEIANIVAAEGEERRERHERFESWVEMMRSSGFANVPLSPFALSQAKLLLRLHYPSEGYQLQLVNDSFFLGWQNKALFSVSSWY